In Cyanobium sp. AMD-g, one genomic interval encodes:
- the trpS gene encoding tryptophan--tRNA ligase produces MNQISTAPARPRVLSGVQPTGALHLGNWLGAIRNWVDLQDSHETFFCVVDLHAITVPHDPKRLAEDTLTTAALYLACGIDPQRATVFVQSQVSAHSELCWLLNCVTPLNWLERMIQFKEKALKQGDNVSVGLLDYPVLMAADILLYDADRVPVGEDQKQHLELARDIAQQRINARYAPDPEHPILKVPEPLILKEGARVMSLTDGRAKMSKSDPNEGSRITLLDPPELITRKIKRAKTDPVMGLEFGNPERPEADNLLGLYALLSGVGRERAAAECAAMGWGGFKPLLAEATVEALRPVQQRYAELRSDPASLEAVLRDGRERAAAVAGATLQRVRGALGFLGLN; encoded by the coding sequence GTGAACCAGATCAGCACCGCGCCGGCGCGGCCCCGGGTGCTCTCCGGCGTCCAGCCCACCGGCGCCCTGCACCTGGGCAACTGGCTCGGGGCGATCCGCAACTGGGTGGATCTGCAGGACAGCCACGAGACCTTCTTCTGCGTGGTCGACCTGCACGCGATCACGGTGCCCCACGATCCGAAGCGCCTGGCCGAGGACACCCTCACCACCGCCGCCCTCTACCTGGCCTGCGGTATCGACCCGCAGCGGGCCACGGTGTTTGTCCAGAGCCAGGTGAGCGCCCACAGCGAGCTGTGTTGGCTGCTCAACTGTGTGACGCCGCTCAACTGGCTGGAGCGGATGATCCAGTTCAAGGAGAAGGCGCTCAAGCAGGGCGACAACGTCTCCGTCGGGCTGCTGGATTACCCGGTGCTGATGGCTGCCGACATCCTTCTCTATGACGCCGATCGGGTGCCGGTGGGGGAGGACCAGAAGCAGCACCTCGAACTGGCTCGCGACATCGCCCAGCAGCGCATCAACGCCCGCTACGCCCCCGACCCGGAGCACCCGATTCTCAAGGTGCCCGAGCCCCTGATCCTGAAGGAGGGGGCCCGGGTGATGAGCCTGACCGACGGCCGCGCCAAGATGAGCAAGAGCGATCCCAATGAGGGTTCCCGCATCACCCTGCTGGACCCTCCTGAGCTGATCACCCGCAAGATCAAGCGGGCCAAGACCGATCCGGTCATGGGCCTGGAATTCGGCAACCCGGAGCGGCCGGAGGCCGACAACCTGCTGGGGCTCTACGCCCTGTTGTCCGGCGTCGGCCGCGAGCGCGCGGCAGCGGAGTGCGCCGCCATGGGCTGGGGTGGCTTCAAGCCCCTGCTGGCGGAGGCCACGGTGGAAGCCCTGCGGCCCGTCCAGCAGCGCTACGCCGAGTTGCGCAGCGATCCGGCCAGCCTGGAGGCCGTTCTGCGGGACGGGCGGGAGCGGGCTGCGGCCGTGGCCGGAGCCACACTGCAGCGGGTGCGCGGCGCCCTGGGATTTCTGGGTTTGAATTGA
- a CDS encoding YcjF family protein, producing MTPQDPLRPAALSSLLFSPLSSPLSSPLSSLLSAGWGRQALLLAGGVLGGEWILRALPGEGWGLMGLAGLAAGWWWLGRRPSRLAAPTLPSSFEAWLRRCDALLLQFEQLEGEPGAGQARRRQALAALREEGARSGLHLALVGSMAPDPAWAPQLQRALRGRLALCLRWGEALPAVSPERRWPDGLAAADVVLFHLKTPLRAADLRWLEAVPAAQPIWLLVQPDAPCDLQGLTAELVSQWPAAVPERLLSWDGNPENLSDSLQPLAHWLNSEATALRRGTPLRRSAELHRHWQAELERLRRQQLVQLQQRTQWLVAAGVFAAPLPSLDLVVLAAANGLMLQEMARLWDCPWSVEQLKAAAVELAKASLLLGVVEWSSQALAAAVRLHGATWLVGGALQALSAAYLTRVVSHAMADVLALSAGVEAPDLERIKREAPLLVARAAEAEKLDWPGFLQQGRDWISQQLASPASNSLPASS from the coding sequence GTGACGCCCCAGGATCCCCTGCGCCCAGCCGCACTGTCCTCGCTGCTGTTCTCACCGCTGTCCTCACCGCTGTCCTCACCGCTGTCCTCGCTGCTGTCCGCCGGCTGGGGCCGGCAGGCCCTGCTGCTGGCCGGGGGCGTGCTGGGGGGCGAATGGATCCTGCGGGCGCTGCCCGGAGAAGGCTGGGGCCTGATGGGACTGGCGGGGCTCGCCGCCGGCTGGTGGTGGCTGGGGCGGCGGCCCTCCCGGCTGGCGGCGCCGACGTTGCCGAGCAGTTTCGAGGCCTGGTTGCGGCGCTGCGACGCCTTGCTGCTCCAGTTCGAGCAGCTGGAAGGGGAACCCGGCGCGGGCCAGGCGCGACGCCGTCAGGCCCTCGCCGCCCTGCGCGAGGAGGGGGCCCGGAGCGGTCTGCATCTGGCCCTGGTGGGCTCCATGGCCCCTGACCCCGCCTGGGCACCCCAGCTGCAGCGGGCCCTGCGCGGCCGGCTGGCCCTCTGCCTGCGCTGGGGCGAAGCCCTGCCGGCGGTGAGCCCGGAGCGCCGCTGGCCGGACGGCCTGGCCGCCGCCGATGTGGTGCTGTTCCACCTGAAAACCCCCCTGCGGGCGGCCGATCTGCGTTGGCTGGAGGCGGTACCGGCGGCACAGCCGATCTGGCTGCTGGTGCAACCGGACGCTCCCTGCGACCTCCAGGGCCTGACGGCCGAACTGGTGTCCCAATGGCCGGCCGCCGTGCCGGAGCGGCTGCTGAGCTGGGATGGCAACCCCGAAAACCTGAGCGACAGCCTGCAGCCGCTGGCCCATTGGCTGAACAGCGAAGCCACGGCCCTGCGGCGGGGCACCCCGCTGCGGCGCAGCGCAGAGCTGCACCGCCACTGGCAGGCGGAGCTGGAGCGCCTGCGGCGGCAACAACTCGTTCAGCTGCAGCAGCGCACCCAGTGGCTGGTGGCGGCGGGGGTGTTCGCCGCCCCCCTGCCCTCGCTCGATCTGGTGGTGCTGGCGGCGGCCAACGGCCTGATGCTGCAGGAGATGGCCCGTCTCTGGGACTGCCCCTGGAGCGTGGAGCAGCTCAAGGCCGCCGCCGTCGAGCTGGCCAAGGCCTCGCTGCTGCTGGGGGTGGTGGAGTGGAGCAGCCAGGCCCTGGCGGCCGCGGTGCGTCTCCACGGCGCCACCTGGCTGGTGGGCGGGGCGCTCCAGGCCCTGAGCGCGGCCTACCTCACCCGGGTGGTGAGCCATGCCATGGCCGATGTGCTGGCCCTCTCGGCTGGCGTGGAGGCGCCGGACCTGGAGCGCATCAAGAGGGAGGCGCCCCTGCTGGTGGCGCGGGCGGCCGAGGCCGAAAAGCTCGACTGGCCGGGGTTCCTGCAGCAGGGACGCGACTGGATCAGCCAGCAGCTGGCATCGCCGGCGAGCAACTCGCTGCCAGCCAGCTCATAA
- the psbA gene encoding photosystem II q(b) protein, producing the protein MTTALRSGRSGSWESFCSWVTSTNNRIYVGWFGVLMIPCLLAATICFIVAFIAAPSVDIDGIREPVAGSLIQGNNIISGAVIPSSNAIGLHIYPIWDAASLDEWLYNGGPYQLVVFHFLIGISAYMGRQWELSYRLGMRPWICVAYSAPLSAAFAVFLIYPFGQGSFSDGMPLGISGTFNFMLVFQAEHNILMHPFHMLGVAGVFGGSLFSAMHGSLVTSSLVRETTESESQNYGYKFGQEEETYNIVAAHGYFGRLIFQYASFNNSRSLHFFLAAWPVVGIWFTALGVSTMAFNLNGFNFNQSILDGQGRVINTWADVLNRAGLGMEVMHERNAHNFPLDLATTQSIPVALRAPAIG; encoded by the coding sequence ATGACCACTGCCCTCCGCAGCGGCCGCTCCGGAAGCTGGGAAAGCTTCTGCAGCTGGGTCACCTCCACCAACAACCGCATCTATGTCGGTTGGTTCGGTGTGCTGATGATCCCCTGCCTGCTGGCCGCCACCATCTGCTTCATCGTCGCCTTCATCGCGGCGCCCTCCGTCGACATCGACGGCATCCGTGAGCCCGTCGCCGGCTCCCTGATCCAGGGCAACAACATCATCTCCGGTGCCGTTATTCCTTCGAGCAACGCCATCGGCCTGCACATCTACCCCATCTGGGACGCCGCCAGCCTCGACGAGTGGCTGTACAACGGTGGCCCGTACCAGCTGGTGGTCTTCCACTTCCTGATCGGCATCTCCGCCTACATGGGCCGGCAGTGGGAGCTCTCCTACCGCCTCGGCATGCGCCCCTGGATCTGCGTCGCCTATTCCGCCCCCCTCTCGGCGGCCTTCGCGGTGTTCCTGATCTACCCCTTCGGCCAGGGCTCCTTCTCCGACGGCATGCCCCTCGGCATCAGCGGCACCTTCAACTTCATGCTGGTGTTCCAGGCTGAGCACAACATCCTGATGCACCCCTTCCACATGCTGGGTGTGGCCGGTGTGTTCGGTGGCTCCCTGTTCTCCGCCATGCACGGTTCCCTCGTCACCAGCTCCCTGGTGCGTGAAACCACCGAGAGCGAGTCGCAGAACTACGGCTACAAGTTCGGCCAAGAGGAAGAGACCTACAACATCGTGGCTGCCCACGGGTACTTCGGTCGCCTGATCTTCCAATACGCCTCGTTCAACAACAGCCGCAGCCTGCACTTCTTCCTGGCGGCCTGGCCGGTGGTCGGCATCTGGTTCACCGCCCTGGGCGTGAGCACGATGGCCTTCAACCTGAACGGCTTCAACTTCAACCAGTCCATCCTTGATGGTCAGGGCCGGGTGATCAACACCTGGGCAGACGTGCTCAACCGTGCCGGCCTGGGCATGGAAGTGATGCACGAGCGCAATGCGCACAACTTCCCGCTTGATCTGGCCACCACCCAGTCGATTCCCGTCGCCCTGCGCGCCCCGGCGATCGGCTGA
- a CDS encoding metal ABC transporter substrate-binding protein encodes MPELRTDGQGLRGLRTHLTRALLGAALVVPMLAGGCGRQDTGGTQDGRPLVLTTFTILADMARQVAGERVRVESITRLGAEIHGYEPTPSDLKRASGAQMVLENGFGLERWAERFYAGLRDVPHVTLTEGITPLPIAGDAYQGKPNPHAWMSPRLAKVYVENIRRALTQLDPAGEATFRRNAERYSAQLDGLDRELKTSLARIPPHQRVLATCEGAFSYLARDYGLTEAYLWPVNAESQITPQRMARLIALVKERRVPAVFCESTVSAEPQKQVARQSGARFGGVFHVDSLSLPDGPAPNLLELQRHNLETLRAGLTGS; translated from the coding sequence ATGCCCGAGCTCCGCACGGATGGCCAGGGCCTTCGCGGCCTCCGAACACATCTGACGCGGGCTCTGCTTGGCGCCGCCCTTGTCGTGCCGATGCTGGCCGGGGGCTGTGGGAGACAGGACACGGGCGGGACGCAGGACGGGCGGCCCCTGGTGCTCACCACCTTCACGATCCTGGCGGACATGGCCCGGCAGGTGGCGGGCGAGCGGGTGCGGGTGGAATCGATCACGCGGCTGGGGGCCGAGATCCACGGCTACGAGCCCACCCCCAGCGACCTGAAGCGGGCCTCGGGCGCCCAGATGGTGCTGGAGAACGGCTTCGGGCTGGAGCGATGGGCCGAGCGCTTCTACGCCGGCCTCCGGGATGTCCCCCACGTGACCCTCACGGAGGGGATCACCCCCCTGCCGATCGCCGGTGACGCCTACCAGGGCAAGCCCAACCCCCACGCCTGGATGTCCCCGCGGCTGGCGAAGGTCTACGTGGAGAACATCCGCCGCGCCCTCACCCAGCTCGACCCCGCCGGCGAAGCCACCTTCCGTCGAAACGCCGAGCGCTACAGCGCCCAGCTGGACGGCCTCGACAGGGAACTGAAGACCTCCCTGGCCAGGATCCCCCCTCACCAGCGGGTGCTCGCCACCTGTGAGGGGGCCTTCTCCTACCTGGCCCGCGACTACGGACTCACCGAGGCCTACCTCTGGCCGGTGAACGCCGAATCCCAGATCACCCCCCAGCGCATGGCCCGGTTGATTGCCCTGGTCAAGGAGCGACGGGTGCCGGCGGTGTTCTGCGAGAGCACGGTCAGCGCCGAGCCCCAGAAGCAGGTGGCCAGGCAGTCGGGGGCCCGCTTCGGGGGGGTGTTCCATGTCGACTCCCTCTCCCTTCCGGACGGCCCGGCCCCCAACCTGCTCGAGCTGCAGCGTCATAACCTGGAGACCCTGCGAGCCGGTCTGACGGGGAGCTGA
- a CDS encoding metal ABC transporter ATP-binding protein, whose protein sequence is MPSGQPLVHGNERISVRHLCVDYHGVVAVHDATLHLDAGSICALVGMNGAGKSTLFKALMGFVRPSAGSIAINGLPLKEARRARAVAYVPQTESVDWNFPVNVQEVVMMGRYGSMNLLRIPRPLDREAVQEALERVDLWPLRQRQIGALSGGQRKRAFLARALAQGASVMLLDEPFNGVDIRTEKLMIELFEQFRREGRTLMISTHDLAHVTSFCDQVVLINKTVLAYGETSSVFTSENLALTFGGLRLEATPAAATDPDPGAP, encoded by the coding sequence ATGCCCTCCGGCCAGCCTCTAGTCCACGGAAACGAGCGCATCTCGGTCCGCCATCTCTGCGTCGATTACCACGGGGTGGTGGCCGTCCACGACGCCACCCTGCATCTCGATGCCGGCAGCATCTGCGCCCTGGTGGGAATGAACGGCGCAGGAAAATCCACCCTGTTCAAAGCGCTGATGGGCTTCGTGCGCCCGTCGGCCGGCAGCATTGCCATCAACGGGCTGCCCCTGAAAGAGGCCCGCCGGGCCCGGGCGGTGGCCTACGTCCCCCAGACCGAAAGCGTCGACTGGAACTTTCCGGTCAACGTCCAGGAGGTGGTGATGATGGGCCGTTACGGCAGCATGAATCTGCTGCGCATCCCCCGGCCGCTCGACCGGGAGGCGGTGCAGGAGGCGCTGGAACGGGTGGACCTCTGGCCCCTGCGCCAGCGCCAGATCGGTGCCCTCTCCGGCGGGCAGCGCAAGCGGGCCTTCCTGGCACGGGCCCTGGCCCAGGGCGCCTCGGTGATGCTGCTCGATGAGCCCTTCAACGGCGTCGACATCCGCACCGAGAAGCTGATGATCGAGCTGTTCGAGCAGTTCCGGCGCGAGGGGCGCACCTTGATGATCTCCACCCACGACCTGGCCCACGTCACCAGCTTCTGCGACCAGGTGGTGCTGATCAACAAGACCGTGCTCGCCTACGGCGAGACGTCCTCGGTGTTCACCAGCGAGAACCTGGCCCTGACCTTCGGCGGCCTGCGGCTGGAGGCCACACCCGCGGCAGCCACGGACCCCGATCCGGGGGCGCCATGA
- a CDS encoding metal ABC transporter permease — protein sequence MSTLLTWLVEPLQQEFMVRALLVSTLVSCVCGLLSCYMTLKGWALMGDAVSHAVMPGVVIAYALNLPFAVGAFVFGVGSVALIGYIKQMTRIKEDTVIGLVFTGFFALGLTLISKVRSSIDLSHILFGNVLGISSSDILQTVVISLLVLTVLVLLRKDLILFCFDPTHARSIGLHTGVLHYLLLSMLSLAAVAGLQTVGIILVVAMLVTPGATAYLLTDRFDRMVWLSILSAVLCSVAGIYWSYWMDASTAGCIVLVQTLLFLLCFLLAPRHGLLAQRRRSPRASRFPSA from the coding sequence ATGAGCACCCTGCTCACCTGGTTGGTCGAACCGCTGCAGCAGGAGTTCATGGTGCGGGCCCTGCTGGTCAGCACCCTCGTCTCCTGTGTCTGCGGCCTGCTCTCCTGCTACATGACGCTCAAGGGCTGGGCCCTGATGGGCGATGCGGTGTCCCATGCGGTGATGCCCGGCGTGGTGATCGCCTACGCCCTGAACCTGCCCTTCGCGGTGGGGGCCTTTGTCTTCGGCGTCGGCTCGGTGGCGTTGATCGGCTACATCAAGCAGATGACCCGGATCAAGGAGGACACGGTGATCGGGCTGGTGTTCACGGGCTTCTTCGCCCTCGGCCTGACACTGATCTCCAAGGTGCGCAGCAGCATCGACCTGTCGCACATCCTGTTCGGCAACGTGCTGGGCATCAGCTCGTCCGACATCCTCCAGACGGTGGTGATCAGCCTGCTGGTGCTGACCGTGCTGGTGCTGCTGCGCAAGGACCTGATCCTGTTCTGCTTCGATCCCACCCACGCCCGCTCGATCGGCCTGCACACCGGCGTGCTGCACTACCTGCTGCTGTCGATGCTCTCGTTGGCGGCGGTGGCCGGCCTGCAGACGGTAGGGATCATCCTGGTGGTGGCGATGCTGGTGACGCCGGGGGCCACGGCCTACCTGCTCACCGATCGCTTCGACCGCATGGTGTGGCTCTCGATCCTGTCGGCAGTGCTCTGCAGCGTGGCCGGGATCTACTGGAGCTACTGGATGGATGCCTCCACCGCCGGCTGCATCGTGCTGGTGCAGACGCTGCTGTTCCTGCTCTGCTTCCTGCTGGCACCGCGCCATGGCCTGCTGGCCCAGCGGCGCCGTTCCCCGCGGGCGTCCCGCTTCCCGTCCGCGTGA
- a CDS encoding DUF4336 domain-containing protein, whose protein sequence is MSEPANAAATPSPADQRWPWWPLLPLYPYGRRRTLVRELVAGRLWSFEQVQGVWYVAVPIRMLVLRVREGLLLYAPVAPTAEVKAQLHQLEERHGPVCTIVLPTASGLEHKLPVPAMARAFPRAQVWVTPRQWSFPLPLPPAWLGFPADRTRVLLSDGVPHGDQLDWLPLGPLDLGLGTFLEIACFDRVSGSLLLTDALVAIPPEPPAVFDLDPTPLLFHARERGDEPLQDDPERRRRGWWRLVLFATYLRPRPLEVLPLAEVLRHCLAPGCRGARAHFGFYPFRWLPGWQADFEALTPGRRSSLQVAAVLERLVFPRQRAPLVAWIRQLAGLKELRWVVPAHHDAPVPTSGADLTTLADGIEAGDWAPDQGAWETLAGIDKTLVRLGLVPGEIHQSHKPQT, encoded by the coding sequence GTGAGCGAGCCAGCCAACGCCGCTGCGACGCCCTCGCCAGCCGACCAACGCTGGCCCTGGTGGCCCCTGCTGCCCCTCTACCCCTACGGCCGCCGCCGCACCCTGGTGCGGGAGCTGGTCGCCGGGCGGCTGTGGAGCTTCGAGCAGGTTCAGGGGGTCTGGTACGTGGCGGTGCCGATCCGGATGCTGGTGCTGCGGGTGCGCGAAGGGCTGCTGCTCTATGCCCCGGTGGCGCCCACCGCCGAGGTGAAAGCCCAGTTGCACCAGCTGGAGGAGCGCCACGGGCCGGTGTGCACGATCGTGTTGCCCACCGCGTCGGGGCTGGAGCACAAGCTGCCGGTGCCGGCCATGGCCCGGGCTTTCCCCCGGGCCCAGGTGTGGGTGACGCCGCGGCAGTGGAGTTTCCCGTTGCCACTGCCGCCCGCCTGGCTGGGGTTCCCCGCCGACCGCACCCGGGTGCTGCTCAGCGACGGGGTACCCCACGGCGACCAGCTCGACTGGTTGCCGCTGGGCCCCCTGGATCTGGGGCTGGGCACCTTCCTTGAGATCGCCTGCTTCGATCGGGTCAGCGGCAGCCTGCTGCTCACCGATGCCCTGGTGGCGATTCCGCCGGAGCCGCCAGCGGTGTTCGATCTCGATCCCACCCCGCTGCTGTTCCATGCCCGCGAGCGGGGCGATGAACCGCTGCAGGACGATCCCGAGCGGCGCCGCAGGGGCTGGTGGCGGTTGGTGCTGTTCGCCACCTACCTGCGCCCGCGGCCCCTGGAGGTGCTGCCACTTGCCGAGGTGCTGCGCCACTGCCTGGCGCCTGGGTGCCGCGGGGCCAGGGCCCACTTCGGCTTCTACCCGTTCCGCTGGCTGCCCGGCTGGCAGGCCGATTTCGAGGCCCTCACACCAGGGCGCCGCAGCAGCCTGCAGGTGGCGGCGGTGCTGGAGCGGCTGGTGTTCCCCCGCCAGCGGGCTCCCCTGGTGGCCTGGATCCGCCAACTGGCGGGCCTGAAGGAGCTGCGCTGGGTGGTGCCGGCGCACCACGATGCACCGGTACCAACGTCAGGGGCGGACCTCACCACCCTGGCGGATGGGATCGAGGCGGGGGATTGGGCTCCTGATCAGGGGGCCTGGGAAACCCTGGCCGGCATCGACAAAACCCTGGTGCGCCTCGGCCTGGTGCCGGGTGAAATTCACCAGAGCCACAAGCCCCAGACTTAA
- a CDS encoding DUF760 domain-containing protein codes for MFNPEFLTADNEAISDNSLIQYLQEQSPDVLQRVARSATGDIQDIIRHNVQGLLGMLPGEQFEVKIQASRDNLAGLLASAMMTGYFLRQMEQRMELESAMLGGGGFEAGLDDDPGELEL; via the coding sequence ATGTTCAACCCGGAGTTCCTGACCGCCGATAACGAGGCGATCAGCGACAATTCGCTGATTCAGTACCTGCAGGAACAGTCCCCGGACGTGCTGCAGAGGGTGGCCCGCTCGGCCACCGGCGACATTCAGGACATCATCCGCCACAACGTCCAGGGCCTGCTGGGCATGCTCCCCGGCGAGCAGTTCGAGGTGAAGATCCAGGCCAGCCGCGACAACCTCGCCGGCCTGCTGGCCTCGGCGATGATGACGGGCTACTTCCTGCGCCAGATGGAGCAGCGCATGGAGCTGGAATCGGCCATGCTCGGCGGCGGTGGTTTCGAGGCTGGCCTCGACGACGACCCCGGCGAACTCGAGCTTTAA
- the lepB gene encoding signal peptidase I, which translates to MASGPAITQPPSSPQGGATGLLQQAGRLLLWVLLALLLRWAVVEPRWIPSGSMLPTLQLQDRILVEKLTPRFGSGVRTGRIVVFHPPVRLQEAGYDRRTALIKRVVAVAGDQVEVRDGKLWRNGTPAEPDWAREPMAYALEPFVVPAGEVLVLGDNRNASLDSHLWGPLPEADLIGTAIWRYWPLARFGPVGFSSPHPAEAA; encoded by the coding sequence ATGGCCAGCGGCCCCGCCATCACCCAGCCCCCCTCCAGCCCCCAGGGTGGGGCCACCGGGCTGCTGCAGCAGGCCGGCCGCCTGCTGCTCTGGGTGCTGCTGGCCCTGCTGCTGCGCTGGGCGGTGGTGGAGCCCCGCTGGATTCCGTCGGGCTCGATGCTGCCCACCCTGCAGCTCCAGGACCGGATCCTGGTGGAGAAGCTCACGCCCCGTTTCGGCTCGGGTGTGCGCACGGGCCGCATCGTCGTGTTCCACCCGCCGGTCCGGCTGCAGGAGGCTGGCTACGACCGGCGCACGGCCCTGATCAAGCGGGTGGTGGCGGTGGCCGGCGATCAGGTGGAGGTGAGGGACGGCAAGCTCTGGCGCAATGGCACCCCCGCCGAGCCGGACTGGGCGCGGGAACCGATGGCCTATGCCCTGGAGCCCTTCGTGGTGCCCGCCGGCGAGGTGCTGGTGCTGGGGGACAACCGCAATGCCAGCCTCGATTCCCACCTCTGGGGCCCCTTGCCGGAGGCGGATCTGATCGGCACGGCCATCTGGCGGTACTGGCCCCTGGCCCGGTTCGGTCCGGTTGGGTTCTCCTCTCCCCACCCAGCCGAGGCCGCTTGA
- the menD gene encoding 2-succinyl-5-enolpyruvyl-6-hydroxy-3-cyclohexene-1-carboxylic-acid synthase, whose product MAGPPSSLANVQAALTLLRALRRGGLTHAVLCPGSRSAPLAVAAALLEPGGLRLHTAIDERSAAFFALGLGRGSGQPAAVITTSGTAVANLLPAAVEADFGCIPLLLLTADRPARLKGCGANQSVNQEAFLACSCRWLGSGAPEGLAAMAPRELEALAAAALAAAQGDGAGRGAGAVHLNLPFAEPLHAGGGELTQLAAALSSQPADADPPPPPGNPQAPPRFAAGDAATLDPGRAGMVVAGPWRGNPAAWPAHVEALRCWQRRSGWPVLADALSGLRGLPGLDAVTAYDLILAEGAFSTAAIGGLQVLRLGPLPASRRLQRWLAAQDGPQVLVSEGDGRPLDPIRLVRAQCGAGLAAWLAGQPQHISAGEPAGESLVLADRWHRAEAAVQALLEQELAEEQGEPALARRLSRLLPAGLPVLLANSSPVRDWESFARPGAPPRPMHGFRGASGIDGTLSSACGLAEALGELVLVSGDLALLHDANGWLWRSQLGGRLTVVLIDNGGGGIFEQLPIRTEPAAAMDFERLFAMPQAVDPLALAAVHGVPGRRVEGLAALEGSLAWARQQPMALLVIATDRRRDAALRQRLRTMAAAQVTPP is encoded by the coding sequence GTGGCCGGCCCCCCGTCATCGCTGGCCAATGTGCAGGCAGCCCTGACGCTGTTGCGTGCCCTGCGCCGGGGCGGCCTCACCCATGCGGTGCTCTGCCCGGGCAGTCGATCGGCACCCCTGGCGGTGGCCGCCGCCCTGCTGGAGCCTGGCGGCCTGCGCCTGCACACGGCTATCGACGAGCGCAGCGCCGCCTTCTTCGCCCTCGGCCTGGGCCGGGGCAGCGGCCAACCGGCGGCCGTGATCACCACCTCGGGCACGGCGGTCGCCAACCTGCTGCCCGCCGCGGTGGAGGCCGACTTCGGCTGCATCCCCCTGCTGCTGCTCACGGCCGATCGGCCGGCCCGGCTCAAGGGCTGCGGCGCCAACCAGAGCGTCAACCAGGAGGCCTTTCTGGCCTGCAGCTGCCGCTGGCTGGGCAGCGGCGCCCCCGAAGGGCTGGCGGCGATGGCGCCCAGGGAGCTGGAGGCCCTCGCCGCCGCCGCCCTGGCCGCCGCCCAGGGGGATGGGGCCGGACGCGGCGCCGGAGCGGTCCACCTCAACCTGCCCTTCGCCGAACCCCTGCACGCCGGCGGCGGGGAGCTGACCCAGCTGGCCGCCGCGCTCTCCAGCCAACCTGCGGACGCCGACCCCCCGCCCCCGCCAGGCAACCCGCAAGCACCTCCACGCTTCGCCGCCGGAGACGCCGCGACCCTGGACCCGGGTCGCGCGGGCATGGTGGTGGCCGGCCCCTGGCGGGGCAACCCCGCCGCCTGGCCCGCCCATGTGGAGGCCCTGCGGTGCTGGCAGCGGCGCAGCGGCTGGCCCGTGCTGGCCGATGCCCTCTCGGGCCTGCGGGGCCTGCCGGGGCTCGATGCCGTGACGGCCTACGACCTGATCCTGGCGGAGGGCGCCTTCAGCACAGCGGCGATCGGTGGCCTGCAGGTGTTGCGCCTGGGGCCCCTGCCGGCCAGCCGTCGCCTGCAGCGCTGGCTGGCGGCCCAGGACGGGCCCCAGGTGCTGGTCAGCGAAGGGGACGGGCGCCCCCTCGACCCGATCCGGCTGGTGCGGGCCCAGTGCGGCGCCGGCCTGGCGGCCTGGCTGGCGGGCCAACCGCAGCACATCTCGGCGGGCGAGCCCGCTGGGGAATCGCTGGTGCTGGCGGACCGCTGGCACCGGGCGGAGGCGGCGGTGCAGGCGCTGCTGGAGCAGGAGCTGGCCGAAGAGCAAGGGGAACCGGCCCTGGCCCGCCGACTCAGCCGGCTGCTGCCGGCGGGGCTGCCGGTGCTGCTGGCGAACAGCAGCCCCGTGCGCGACTGGGAAAGCTTTGCCCGCCCAGGCGCCCCACCCCGGCCGATGCACGGCTTCCGGGGGGCCTCGGGGATCGATGGCACCCTTTCGAGCGCCTGCGGCCTGGCCGAGGCCCTGGGCGAACTGGTGCTGGTGAGCGGCGATCTGGCCCTGCTCCACGACGCCAACGGCTGGCTGTGGCGAAGCCAGCTGGGGGGGCGGCTCACCGTGGTGCTGATCGACAACGGCGGCGGCGGCATCTTCGAGCAGCTGCCCATCCGCACCGAGCCGGCGGCGGCGATGGATTTCGAGCGCCTGTTCGCCATGCCCCAGGCGGTGGATCCCCTGGCGCTGGCGGCGGTGCATGGGGTGCCGGGCCGGCGGGTTGAGGGCCTGGCGGCCCTGGAGGGCTCCCTGGCCTGGGCCCGGCAGCAGCCGATGGCCCTGCTGGTGATCGCCACCGACCGGCGCCGTGATGCCGCCCTGCGGCAGCGGCTGCGCACAATGGCCGCAGCCCAGGTCACGCCCCCATGA